Sequence from the Candidatus Neomarinimicrobiota bacterium genome:
CAGGCGTCGATAACCACGGTGATGCTGTTTGCCTTGATATCTCCCAACTCCTCGTAGAACTCGTCGAGTGGAACACCGCTTTCCTGCACGTAGTTGGGATTGCAGTCCACCGGCACGAAGTAGCCGCGTTTCTCTTCCACGTCCGGAGCCCCGTGACCGGTGTAGTAGACGAATACGTCGCTGTTCTTTTTCGCGGCATTCCGCAGCTGCCTGAGGGCGGTGCGAAAACCGGCTAGCGTGGCGTCCTGGTGGATGAAGATGTTCCCCTCCCGGTAGCCCAGTGTCCGGACCAGGTACTGCTTCATGAACTCCCCGTCCCGGTGGGCGAAAGCCACGTCAGGCACGTCGGGATCCCGGTAGCGCCGGTTGGCGATGATCAGGGCCACGGCGTCCTTGCGCTGGTCCAGGCCCTGGGGGATGTCCCGCTCGATGTCTATGGACAGCCCGCCCGCCGCGGCAATCTCCGGCATTTCCAGCTCCTTCCCGGCAATGACTACCTGCTGGATGGAGCGCACCGGCTGATTGAAGGGCAGCTCCAGGGGGGCCTCGGCCAGACCGTAGCGGCCGTGCCGCTCGGTGAGGGTTAGGCTGACAGGTATCTCGGTAGCCCGGCGGTTGGTGTAGACCTGGAACTGGAGATCCCGGTAGGAGCCGGCCGCCAGAGTACCCAGGTCGAACTCGGTCTCGCTGCCCGCCGCGGCGAATACGTTCCGGCCGATGTTGACCCGGGCATTCACTTTCTCAGCGCTGCCCCGGCCCCGG
This genomic interval carries:
- a CDS encoding caspase family protein — its product is RQSFDSAQDKAQGDISGLSFPARRYLGEIPAGKSQQVSIPIKAGLDIPDDQVTLTCTFSEANGFEPDPIEVTFETRAFEPPQLALADVGIDDASGNGMIEAGEVVTVMVRVQNRGRGSAEKVNARVNIGRNVFAAAGSETEFDLGTLAAGSYRDLQFQVYTNRRATEIPVSLTLTERHGRYGLAEAPLELPFNQPVRSIQQVVIAGKELEMPEIAAAGGLSIDIERDIPQGLDQRKDAVALIIANRRYRDPDVPDVAFAHRDGEFMKQYLVRTLGYREGNIFIHQDATLAGFRTALRQLRNAAKKNSDVFVYYTGHGAPDVEEKRGYFVPVDCNPNYVQESGVPLDEFYEELGDIKANSITVVIDACFSGASHQGMLIQNLSPIMLVVEDRARLDKNTTVFTSAAGEEVSSWYPEQSHSLYTYYFLRGLQGEADRDGDKTLMVGELQTYLEEQVPYMARRLHNRQQTPTVTPGNEEQVFVRYK